The Achromobacter deleyi genome has a window encoding:
- a CDS encoding cytochrome c1, whose translation MIKKLIGAVALMLTCTVTFAAGGGFPLDKAPYRVNDMPSLQNGAKLFVNYCLNCHSASSMRYNKLKDIGLTDQQIKESLLFTGEKVGDMMNVAMTAKDAKQWFGTTPPDLSVIARAKSVNAGPSGADYIYTYLRTFYRDTSRATGWNNLVFPAVGMPHALWQDQGPRELTTVAMHEVEAKDAKEGAPKTWERITTVYDAQGFSTVKAEPVANYHGHATFDAKFKAANPAQVATYDNDVADLTAFMSWMSEPVQTLRVRIGVGVMLFLLLFFFVTWRLNAAYWKHVR comes from the coding sequence ATGATCAAGAAGCTGATTGGTGCCGTGGCCTTGATGCTCACGTGTACCGTAACATTCGCTGCCGGAGGCGGATTTCCGCTGGACAAGGCCCCGTACCGCGTCAACGACATGCCGTCGCTGCAGAACGGAGCCAAGCTGTTCGTCAACTACTGCCTGAACTGTCATAGCGCGTCCTCGATGCGCTACAACAAGCTCAAGGACATCGGGCTGACCGACCAGCAAATCAAGGAAAGCCTGCTGTTCACCGGCGAAAAGGTCGGCGACATGATGAATGTCGCCATGACCGCCAAGGACGCCAAGCAGTGGTTTGGCACGACGCCCCCGGACTTGTCCGTGATCGCGCGCGCCAAATCCGTGAATGCAGGCCCCTCGGGCGCCGACTACATCTACACCTACCTGCGCACCTTCTATCGCGACACGTCGCGCGCCACGGGCTGGAACAACCTGGTGTTCCCGGCCGTCGGCATGCCTCACGCCCTCTGGCAAGACCAGGGTCCGCGCGAGCTCACGACCGTCGCCATGCATGAAGTGGAAGCCAAGGATGCCAAGGAAGGCGCTCCCAAAACCTGGGAACGCATCACCACGGTGTACGATGCACAGGGTTTTTCCACGGTCAAGGCCGAACCGGTAGCCAACTACCACGGCCATGCCACCTTCGATGCCAAATTTAAGGCCGCCAACCCGGCCCAAGTCGCAACATACGACAACGACGTCGCCGACCTGACCGCGTTCATGTCCTGGATGTCCGAACCCGTCCAGACACTTCGTGTCCGTATCGGCGTCGGTGTCATGTTGTTCCTGCTGCTGTTCTTCTTTGTTACGTGGCGCTTGAATGCCGCGTACTGGAAACACGTGCGCTAA
- a CDS encoding Bug family tripartite tricarboxylate transporter substrate binding protein: MSKHIVRALALCVLVAAPVLASAQGYPSKPITMVVPFPPGGSTDVIGRLFAAKLGERMGQSVVVENKPGANTSIGASAVARAAPDGYTFMITGAPTFTLNPLLYPNLNYDPIKSYEYVAIAGSTPFVILTNPQTGIGTVGDVVSKSATQPLSFGSFGNGSTPHIAGESLAQRTGAKLLHVPYRGSAPAMTDLIGNQIPLSIDTLVAGLPQIKAGKARAVALTGRARSALVPDVPTVAEGGVAGYDFETWFGVVMPQGTPAPIVARLSKEIEAVMAEPDTRAKLQDLGFDATYSDPAAFRRKVETELERNVAIIKAAGIKPD, from the coding sequence ATGAGCAAACACATCGTCCGCGCGCTCGCGCTGTGCGTCCTGGTCGCCGCGCCGGTCCTGGCCTCGGCGCAGGGCTATCCCAGCAAGCCGATCACCATGGTGGTGCCGTTCCCGCCAGGCGGGTCGACGGACGTCATCGGCCGGCTGTTCGCCGCCAAGCTGGGCGAGCGGATGGGCCAGTCCGTCGTGGTCGAGAACAAGCCCGGCGCGAACACCAGCATTGGGGCTTCGGCCGTTGCTCGGGCAGCGCCGGACGGCTATACCTTCATGATCACGGGCGCACCCACATTCACGCTCAACCCGCTGCTCTATCCCAACCTGAACTACGACCCGATCAAGAGCTACGAGTACGTCGCGATCGCGGGCAGCACGCCGTTCGTGATCCTGACCAATCCGCAGACCGGCATCGGCACGGTAGGCGACGTCGTCAGCAAGTCCGCCACGCAGCCGCTCAGCTTCGGCTCCTTCGGCAACGGCTCCACGCCGCACATCGCGGGCGAGTCCCTGGCCCAGCGCACCGGCGCCAAGCTGCTTCATGTTCCTTACCGCGGCAGCGCACCCGCCATGACGGACCTGATCGGCAACCAGATCCCGCTGTCGATCGACACGCTGGTGGCCGGTCTGCCCCAGATCAAGGCCGGCAAGGCCCGCGCCGTGGCGCTGACCGGCCGCGCGCGGTCTGCGCTGGTCCCGGACGTGCCCACGGTCGCTGAAGGCGGCGTAGCGGGTTACGACTTCGAAACCTGGTTCGGCGTGGTCATGCCGCAAGGCACGCCCGCGCCCATCGTGGCGCGCCTGTCCAAGGAGATCGAAGCGGTGATGGCCGAGCCCGACACGCGCGCCAAGCTGCAGGACCTGGGCTTTGACGCCACCTACTCCGACCCGGCGGCGTTCCGCCGCAAGGTGGAAACGGAGCTTGAGCGCAACGTGGCGATTATCAAGGCGGCGGGGATCAAGCCGGACTGA
- a CDS encoding ClpXP protease specificity-enhancing factor → MGETSTKPYLIRALHEWCTDNGYTPYITVQVDEHTMVPIAHVRDGQITLNVGTLATNRLVLGNEFIEFQARFSGVTENVYVPVGAVSAIYARETGAGMGFEVQPYEPPEAGAQGATANTAAPEGPDADADATPGGNDGDDDEPKRPRLTIVK, encoded by the coding sequence ATGGGTGAAACTTCGACCAAACCTTATCTGATCCGCGCGCTGCACGAATGGTGCACCGATAACGGCTATACGCCGTACATCACCGTGCAGGTCGACGAGCACACGATGGTGCCCATCGCGCACGTGCGCGACGGGCAGATCACACTGAACGTGGGCACGCTGGCCACCAACCGTCTGGTGCTGGGCAATGAATTCATCGAATTCCAGGCCCGCTTCAGCGGCGTGACCGAAAACGTCTACGTTCCCGTGGGCGCCGTCAGCGCCATCTACGCGCGCGAAACCGGCGCGGGCATGGGCTTCGAAGTACAGCCCTACGAACCGCCCGAGGCGGGCGCCCAGGGCGCGACGGCGAACACCGCCGCGCCCGAAGGCCCCGACGCCGATGCCGATGCCACCCCAGGCGGCAACGACGGCGATGACGATGAACCCAAGCGTCCGCGCCTGACCATCGTCAAATAA
- a CDS encoding IclR family transcriptional regulator: MTASSIDAQAQSDDPLFVASLEKGMRVLEAFRDAADTLGLTEIAVLTGLGKSAAQRFVHTWERLGYLAKDAASRRYRLGPRVVELGYFFLRTDRLVSMAAPHLVALRDRCGLAVHMSVLAGTDMIYLLRLPSRQLTLAEMLPGRRMPAWCNSGGRMLLTQLDNDFLRQALQRTPPRAFTPRTVVEPEALLSLVSQAREDGYALTEDQVLQNQVGAAVLLRDARDLPLAAISISAPRHDYPVDRLQREIVPQLFRTAHAIQHG; encoded by the coding sequence ATGACTGCTTCGTCGATCGACGCCCAAGCGCAATCCGACGACCCGCTGTTCGTCGCGTCGCTGGAAAAGGGAATGCGGGTGCTAGAGGCGTTCCGGGACGCCGCCGATACGCTCGGGCTGACCGAGATCGCCGTCCTGACGGGACTGGGCAAGAGCGCTGCGCAACGCTTTGTGCATACCTGGGAACGGCTGGGCTACCTCGCCAAGGACGCGGCGTCGCGCCGCTACCGGCTGGGGCCGCGCGTGGTCGAACTGGGTTATTTTTTCCTGCGGACCGACCGCCTGGTCTCCATGGCCGCGCCGCATCTGGTCGCGTTGCGCGACCGCTGCGGGTTGGCGGTACACATGAGCGTACTGGCGGGAACCGACATGATCTATCTGCTGCGCCTGCCCAGCCGGCAGCTGACGCTGGCTGAAATGCTGCCGGGCCGCCGCATGCCCGCATGGTGCAACAGCGGCGGGCGCATGCTGCTGACCCAATTGGACAACGACTTCCTCCGGCAGGCACTCCAGCGCACGCCGCCGCGCGCTTTCACGCCAAGAACCGTGGTTGAACCGGAGGCGCTGCTATCGCTGGTCAGTCAAGCTCGCGAGGATGGCTACGCACTGACCGAGGACCAGGTGCTACAAAACCAGGTGGGCGCGGCCGTGCTGCTGCGCGACGCGCGCGATCTCCCGTTGGCCGCCATCAGCATCAGCGCCCCCCGCCACGACTACCCCGTGGACCGCCTGCAGCGCGAAATCGTGCCCCAGCTCTTTCGCACGGCGCACGCGATCCAGCACGGATGA
- the mscL gene encoding large conductance mechanosensitive channel protein MscL → MSKATGFVKEFRDFAVKGNAVDLAVGVIIGAAFGRIVDSLVRDIVMPLVNFVLGGSVDFSNKFFVLSMPAGYNGPMTFAELTKAGANVFAWGNFVTIIINFVLLAFVIFWMVKAIYKARNKAEAAPAATPEDVALLREIRDLLKKQ, encoded by the coding sequence ATGAGCAAAGCGACTGGTTTCGTCAAAGAATTCCGAGATTTCGCTGTAAAAGGCAACGCGGTTGACTTGGCTGTCGGTGTGATCATCGGCGCGGCATTCGGCAGGATTGTCGATTCCTTGGTCAGGGACATCGTTATGCCGCTGGTCAATTTCGTGCTTGGCGGTTCGGTCGATTTCTCGAACAAGTTCTTCGTCCTGTCGATGCCGGCCGGCTACAACGGCCCCATGACGTTCGCCGAGCTCACCAAGGCGGGCGCCAACGTATTCGCGTGGGGCAACTTCGTCACCATCATCATCAACTTCGTGTTGCTGGCGTTCGTGATCTTCTGGATGGTCAAGGCCATCTACAAGGCCCGCAACAAGGCTGAAGCGGCGCCGGCCGCAACGCCCGAAGACGTGGCGCTGCTGCGCGAAATCCGCGACTTGCTCAAGAAGCAATAA
- the petA gene encoding ubiquinol-cytochrome c reductase iron-sulfur subunit — protein MSQDTLVHDDDGAVDPNLPPDPSRRFWVTTACAVGGVAGVATAVPLVSTFSPSEKARAAGAPVEVDVGDIPVGTMKTVEWRGKPVWIMHRSPEQLAGLKTLDPLLADPHSKRPGFTPAYAENEGRSRKPELFVCVGICTHLGCSPTSHFETGGGGGLGADWQGGFLCPCHGSTFDLAGRVFKNKPAPDNLEVPPYQYLSDTRIIVGVDEDNKA, from the coding sequence ATGAGTCAGGATACGCTGGTGCATGACGATGACGGTGCGGTTGATCCCAACCTGCCACCTGATCCTTCGCGACGTTTCTGGGTTACCACCGCCTGTGCTGTGGGTGGCGTAGCAGGTGTCGCAACGGCAGTGCCGCTTGTGAGCACGTTTTCTCCCTCCGAAAAAGCCCGCGCGGCGGGAGCCCCCGTTGAAGTGGATGTCGGCGATATTCCCGTCGGCACCATGAAGACGGTCGAATGGCGCGGCAAGCCGGTGTGGATCATGCACCGCTCTCCGGAGCAGCTCGCCGGCCTGAAGACTCTGGATCCCCTGCTGGCCGATCCTCATTCCAAACGACCCGGCTTTACCCCCGCATACGCCGAAAACGAAGGCCGCTCGCGCAAGCCCGAGCTCTTCGTCTGCGTCGGCATCTGCACCCATCTGGGTTGCTCGCCGACTTCGCACTTCGAAACGGGCGGCGGCGGCGGGCTGGGCGCGGACTGGCAAGGCGGATTCCTCTGTCCCTGCCACGGCTCCACGTTCGACCTGGCTGGCCGGGTCTTCAAGAACAAGCCCGCTCCCGATAATCTCGAAGTTCCGCCGTACCAATATCTCAGCGACACCCGCATCATCGTGGGCGTCGATGAAGACAACAAGGCCTGA
- a CDS encoding aldo/keto reductase — MTKHILADAPPAFVLGTMAMTGYYGASSESQARETLAYYLDHDGRWIDTADLYANGANEELVGKAIAAKRNELVLCTKFGYLFGERADQRGLDARPERVEAACDASLRRLGTDVIDVFYLHRVDPNVPVEDTYGAMARLVEKGKVRALGLCEVGPKTYARAAGIHPVAVVQSEYSLWSREPEDGMLRFLREQGSWFFGYASLGRGILSGAVRKPEDLPAGDQRRDMPRFQGENFYKNIELVKLLEAMAEELGIKSAQLALAWCGRNGDATPIVGVTEPGHVREAQEAVALTLPEQTWRQLDEVFAPGAAAGFRYSESAMKRLESGQ, encoded by the coding sequence ATGACGAAACATATTCTGGCAGACGCGCCTCCCGCGTTTGTCCTGGGCACCATGGCCATGACCGGCTACTACGGCGCCTCTTCCGAGAGCCAGGCCAGGGAGACGCTTGCCTACTACCTGGACCACGACGGACGGTGGATCGATACCGCGGATCTCTACGCGAACGGGGCCAATGAAGAATTGGTGGGCAAGGCAATAGCGGCCAAGCGAAACGAGCTGGTTCTCTGCACCAAGTTTGGCTATCTGTTTGGCGAACGCGCGGACCAGCGCGGCCTGGATGCCAGGCCCGAACGGGTGGAGGCTGCCTGCGACGCGAGCCTGCGCCGCCTGGGCACCGACGTGATTGATGTGTTCTACCTGCACCGGGTGGATCCGAACGTGCCGGTCGAAGACACCTACGGCGCGATGGCGCGCCTGGTCGAGAAGGGCAAGGTCCGCGCGTTGGGGCTGTGCGAGGTGGGGCCGAAGACTTATGCGCGGGCGGCGGGCATCCATCCCGTGGCCGTTGTACAGAGCGAATATTCCTTGTGGAGCCGCGAACCCGAGGACGGCATGCTGCGCTTTCTGCGCGAGCAAGGCAGTTGGTTCTTCGGCTATGCATCGCTGGGGCGCGGCATCCTGAGCGGCGCCGTCAGGAAGCCCGAGGATCTTCCGGCCGGCGACCAGCGGCGCGACATGCCGCGCTTCCAGGGCGAGAACTTCTACAAGAACATCGAACTGGTCAAGCTGCTGGAGGCGATGGCGGAAGAACTCGGCATCAAGTCCGCGCAGCTGGCCCTGGCCTGGTGCGGCCGCAATGGCGACGCTACGCCGATCGTCGGCGTGACCGAGCCCGGGCACGTGCGCGAGGCGCAGGAGGCGGTGGCGCTTACGCTGCCCGAACAGACCTGGCGCCAACTGGACGAGGTATTCGCGCCGGGCGCGGCGGCGGGCTTCCGGTACTCGGAGTCCGCCATGAAGCGGTTGGAGAGCGGCCAGTAG
- a CDS encoding cytochrome b: MAGEKTVETTGLLGWLDRRFPVTSTWKAHLSEYYAPKNFNFWYFFGSLALLVLVLQIVTGIFLVMHYKPDAERAFQSVEYIMREVPWGWLVRYMHSTGASMFFVVVYLHMLRGLLYGSYRKPRELVWIFGVAIFLCLMAEAFFGYLLPWGQMSYWGAQVIVNLFAAIPFIGPELSIWIRGDYVVSDATLNRFFAFHVIAIPLVLVGLVAAHLVALHEVGSNNPDGIEIKQGPKDKYGRPKDGIPFHPFYSVHDLVGVAGFLLVFAAIVFFAPEMGGYFLEFNNFIPADSLKTPPHIAPVWYFTPFYSMLRATTDEFTWVLAGASVLGAIALLVKSNLKGIMRFAIPGILIVVAVLLRAIDAKFWGVVAMGGTVVILFFLPWLDHSPVKSIRYRPTWHKWIYGIFMVNFLVLGYIGTQPPSPPLNITSQIGTLLYLAFFFLMPVWSRLGTFKKVPDRVTFHAH, translated from the coding sequence ATGGCTGGCGAGAAAACCGTCGAGACGACAGGCCTGTTGGGCTGGCTGGACCGGCGCTTTCCGGTGACATCCACCTGGAAAGCCCATCTGTCCGAGTATTACGCCCCGAAGAATTTCAACTTCTGGTATTTCTTTGGCTCGCTGGCGCTACTGGTGCTGGTGCTGCAAATCGTGACCGGCATTTTCCTGGTCATGCACTACAAGCCGGATGCCGAACGCGCGTTCCAATCCGTCGAATACATCATGCGCGAGGTCCCGTGGGGCTGGCTGGTGCGCTACATGCACTCCACCGGCGCGTCGATGTTCTTCGTCGTCGTGTACCTGCACATGCTTCGCGGCCTGCTTTACGGTTCCTACCGCAAGCCGCGCGAACTCGTGTGGATCTTCGGCGTCGCGATCTTCCTCTGTCTGATGGCCGAAGCTTTCTTCGGCTACCTGCTGCCGTGGGGCCAGATGTCGTATTGGGGCGCCCAGGTGATCGTGAACCTGTTCGCGGCCATTCCGTTCATCGGTCCTGAACTGTCCATCTGGATCCGCGGCGACTACGTCGTGTCGGACGCCACGCTGAACCGCTTCTTCGCCTTCCACGTCATCGCCATTCCGCTGGTGCTGGTGGGCCTGGTGGCTGCTCACCTGGTGGCGCTGCACGAAGTCGGCTCGAACAACCCGGACGGCATCGAGATCAAGCAGGGCCCGAAGGACAAGTACGGCCGCCCGAAGGATGGCATCCCGTTCCATCCGTTCTACTCGGTGCATGACCTGGTGGGCGTGGCGGGCTTCCTGCTCGTGTTCGCGGCCATCGTGTTCTTCGCCCCGGAAATGGGCGGCTACTTCCTCGAGTTCAACAACTTCATTCCTGCTGACTCGCTGAAGACGCCTCCGCACATCGCTCCGGTCTGGTACTTCACGCCGTTCTACTCGATGCTGCGCGCGACCACCGACGAATTCACGTGGGTGCTGGCGGGCGCGTCGGTGCTTGGCGCCATCGCGCTGCTCGTCAAGAGCAACCTGAAGGGCATCATGCGCTTTGCCATCCCCGGCATCCTGATCGTCGTCGCCGTGCTGCTGCGCGCCATCGACGCCAAGTTCTGGGGCGTGGTCGCGATGGGCGGCACGGTGGTCATCCTGTTCTTCCTGCCCTGGCTGGACCATTCGCCGGTCAAGTCGATCCGCTACCGCCCGACGTGGCACAAGTGGATCTACGGCATCTTCATGGTCAACTTCCTGGTGCTTGGCTACATCGGTACGCAGCCGCCCAGTCCGCCGTTGAACATCACGTCGCAGATCGGCACGCTGCTGTACCTGGCATTCTTCTTCCTGATGCCGGTATGGAGCCGCCTTGGCACTTTCAAGAAAGTGCCCGATCGCGTCACGTTCCACGCCCACTGA
- a CDS encoding GntP family permease, which yields MSSFDIQLLLTALVSVLVLVALIVSRIRMHPLLALLIVSIGVGFATGMAPVAIVKNLTDGAGKTLGAVGVVIALGAMLGKILADSGTTERLANAILRHTSPRMIPWAMTLVAFVIGIPMFFEVGLVVMLPLIFSVARKLESQERFKGSAYVYVGVPVIAALAAMHGMVPPHPGPLTAIATLKTTVGPTMIYGFIAALPAMIFGGPLYGAFIAPRMTTRPDEALLDQFTATREDAAGNNAPSVGLGVLAALLPALLMLVHAVAEMLLPKDSSVTHVAAFLGNPVVAMLLGVLFAAVTLVFLRGGDAEKLRDALGKSLKPIAGIMLIIAGGGAFQQVLTSAKVGDAIVNLTHQFAFPPLILGWLIAMLLSVSTGSATVGIVGAAGLLAPLAGADPTLNLPLLALSIGCGSLFFNYANHAGFWMVKESFGMTMGEATKTISVVQSIVAVVGLIMVLLFDMLPALG from the coding sequence ATGTCTTCGTTCGACATTCAATTGCTGCTCACCGCCCTGGTGAGCGTCCTGGTGCTGGTTGCGCTCATCGTTTCACGCATCCGCATGCACCCGCTGCTGGCGTTGCTGATCGTCTCCATCGGCGTCGGTTTCGCCACGGGCATGGCGCCCGTGGCCATCGTCAAGAACCTCACGGACGGCGCGGGTAAAACGCTGGGCGCGGTGGGCGTGGTTATCGCTCTGGGCGCCATGCTGGGCAAGATCCTGGCGGATTCCGGCACGACCGAGCGGCTGGCCAATGCGATCCTGCGCCATACCTCGCCCCGCATGATCCCCTGGGCCATGACGCTGGTGGCGTTCGTCATCGGCATCCCCATGTTCTTTGAAGTGGGCCTGGTGGTGATGCTGCCGCTGATCTTCAGCGTGGCGCGCAAGCTGGAGAGCCAGGAACGATTCAAAGGCTCGGCCTATGTCTATGTGGGCGTGCCGGTGATAGCGGCGTTGGCCGCCATGCACGGCATGGTGCCCCCGCACCCCGGTCCGCTGACCGCAATCGCCACATTGAAAACCACGGTCGGTCCGACCATGATCTATGGCTTCATCGCCGCGCTGCCGGCCATGATTTTCGGCGGTCCGCTGTATGGGGCGTTCATCGCCCCGCGCATGACGACCCGGCCGGATGAAGCGTTGCTCGACCAGTTCACCGCCACCAGGGAGGACGCGGCCGGCAACAATGCGCCCAGCGTGGGCCTGGGTGTCCTGGCGGCCTTGCTGCCCGCCCTGCTGATGCTGGTGCATGCGGTTGCCGAGATGCTGCTGCCCAAGGATTCAAGCGTGACGCATGTCGCGGCCTTCCTGGGAAATCCCGTGGTCGCCATGCTGCTGGGCGTGCTGTTCGCGGCCGTCACCCTGGTCTTTCTTCGCGGCGGCGATGCGGAAAAGCTGCGCGACGCGCTGGGCAAAAGCCTCAAGCCGATTGCCGGCATCATGCTCATCATTGCCGGCGGCGGGGCTTTCCAGCAGGTGCTGACCAGCGCGAAGGTCGGCGATGCCATCGTGAATCTGACCCACCAGTTCGCCTTCCCGCCGCTGATCCTGGGCTGGCTGATCGCCATGCTGCTGTCCGTGTCCACGGGTTCGGCCACGGTCGGCATCGTGGGCGCCGCCGGGTTGCTGGCGCCGCTGGCGGGCGCCGACCCCACGCTGAACCTGCCGCTGCTCGCGCTGTCGATCGGCTGCGGCTCGCTGTTCTTCAACTACGCCAATCACGCGGGCTTCTGGATGGTGAAGGAATCCTTTGGCATGACCATGGGCGAAGCCACCAAGACGATCTCGGTGGTGCAATCGATAGTCGCGGTGGTGGGCCTGATCATGGTCCTGTTGTTCGATATGCTGCCGGCCCTGGGCTGA
- a CDS encoding glutathione S-transferase N-terminal domain-containing protein yields the protein MMVLYSGTTCPFSQRCRFVLFEKGMDFEIRDIDLYNKPEDISVMNPYGQVPILVERDLVLYESNIINEYIDERFPHPQLMPADPVMRARTRLFLYNFEKELFVHVSTLEDRSAKPDEKKLANARQNIRDRLAQLAPMLLKNKYMLGEEFSMLDVAVAPLLWRLDHYGIELPKNAAPLQKYAERIFSRPAYIEALTPSEKVMRR from the coding sequence ATGATGGTGCTCTATTCCGGAACCACGTGTCCGTTTTCGCAACGCTGCCGCTTCGTGTTGTTCGAAAAGGGTATGGATTTCGAGATCCGCGACATCGACCTGTACAACAAGCCCGAAGACATCTCGGTGATGAACCCGTACGGTCAAGTGCCCATTCTGGTCGAACGCGACCTGGTCCTGTACGAGTCGAACATCATCAACGAGTACATCGACGAGCGCTTCCCGCACCCGCAGCTCATGCCCGCCGACCCGGTCATGCGCGCCCGCACCCGCCTGTTCCTCTACAACTTCGAGAAAGAACTGTTCGTTCACGTCTCGACGCTGGAAGACCGCAGCGCCAAGCCCGACGAGAAGAAGCTGGCCAACGCCCGCCAGAACATTCGCGACCGCCTGGCCCAGCTGGCTCCCATGCTGCTGAAGAACAAGTACATGCTGGGCGAGGAATTCTCCATGCTCGACGTGGCCGTGGCTCCGCTCCTGTGGCGCCTGGACCACTACGGCATCGAACTGCCCAAGAATGCGGCTCCGCTACAAAAGTACGCTGAACGCATCTTCTCGCGTCCGGCCTACATCGAAGCGCTGACGCCTTCGGAAAAAGTAATGCGTCGTTAA
- a CDS encoding amidase has product MNSLTTMAAPALCDLSAVALRNEIEAGHLSARDVMAAHLDRIAAWNPKVNAVVTLDAEGAMARAAQADEHQAAGRPLGLLHGLPIVHKDSFLTAGLRTTYGSPLYRDFVPDRDSLIVSRERAAGAITLGKTNLPEFGAGSQTFNTVFGATRNPYDLRMTAGGSSGGAAAALAARMAPLADGTDMGGSLRNPASFCNVVGLRPSPGRVPQWPSASPYNTLTVAGPMARTVADVALLLAATAGADARDPLGIEQDPARFLDGLARDFKGVRIAYAPTWGGLPTEPAVVRALERQLPVFADLGVLVEPACPDFAGADASFQVLRGQTFAVGYEAALREHRSLLKDTVIWNIELGLKQPAAAIVQAERDRAALFARTHAFMQTYEFMIGPVSQVLPFAVEQETVERIEDTPMHNYIDWMRSGYYLSLTGHPAISVPCGFSEDGLPIGIQIVGRYRQEHALLQLAHAFEQATQYWRRAPVLPE; this is encoded by the coding sequence ATGAATTCTCTGACAACGATGGCGGCACCCGCCTTGTGTGACCTGAGCGCGGTGGCGCTGCGCAACGAAATCGAGGCTGGCCACCTCAGCGCGAGGGATGTGATGGCCGCGCACCTGGACCGCATCGCGGCCTGGAACCCCAAGGTCAACGCCGTGGTGACGCTGGACGCCGAAGGCGCCATGGCACGGGCCGCGCAGGCCGACGAGCATCAGGCCGCCGGTCGTCCCTTGGGCCTGCTGCACGGCTTGCCGATAGTGCACAAGGATTCGTTTCTCACGGCGGGCCTGCGGACCACCTATGGCTCGCCGCTCTACCGCGACTTCGTGCCGGACCGTGACAGCCTGATCGTCAGCCGTGAACGCGCGGCCGGCGCGATCACGCTGGGTAAGACCAATCTGCCTGAATTCGGCGCCGGCTCGCAGACCTTCAACACCGTCTTCGGCGCTACGCGCAATCCATACGACCTGCGCATGACCGCGGGCGGCAGCAGCGGAGGCGCCGCGGCCGCGCTGGCCGCGCGCATGGCGCCGCTGGCCGACGGCACGGACATGGGCGGCTCGCTGCGCAACCCGGCCTCGTTCTGCAATGTGGTGGGCCTGCGCCCGTCGCCCGGCCGCGTGCCGCAATGGCCCAGCGCCAGCCCGTACAACACGCTGACCGTGGCTGGGCCCATGGCGCGTACGGTGGCCGATGTGGCGCTGTTGCTGGCCGCCACCGCCGGCGCCGACGCGCGCGATCCCCTGGGCATCGAGCAGGACCCTGCGCGCTTCCTGGACGGCCTGGCGCGCGACTTCAAGGGCGTCCGCATTGCCTATGCGCCGACCTGGGGCGGCCTGCCCACCGAGCCGGCCGTGGTGCGTGCGCTGGAGCGTCAACTGCCCGTTTTCGCGGACCTGGGTGTCTTGGTGGAACCTGCCTGCCCGGACTTCGCCGGCGCGGACGCGTCGTTCCAGGTGCTGCGCGGCCAGACCTTCGCCGTGGGCTACGAAGCGGCGTTGCGCGAGCATCGGTCGCTGCTCAAAGACACGGTGATCTGGAACATCGAATTGGGGCTGAAGCAGCCTGCGGCGGCAATCGTGCAGGCCGAGCGCGACCGGGCTGCGCTGTTCGCGCGAACGCACGCCTTCATGCAGACCTACGAATTCATGATCGGACCGGTCAGCCAGGTGCTGCCGTTCGCGGTCGAGCAAGAGACTGTGGAGCGTATCGAAGACACACCCATGCACAACTACATCGACTGGATGCGCTCGGGCTATTACCTGTCGCTGACCGGACATCCCGCGATCTCAGTGCCTTGCGGCTTCTCCGAGGATGGCCTGCCAATCGGCATCCAGATCGTCGGACGCTATCGCCAGGAGCATGCGTTGCTGCAGCTGGCCCATGCGTTCGAGCAAGCCACGCAGTACTGGCGCCGCGCGCCCGTGCTACCGGAATGA